Proteins from a genomic interval of Chroococcidiopsis thermalis PCC 7203:
- a CDS encoding type II toxin-antitoxin system HicB family antitoxin, with the protein MKTRNFTAIVYREDDMYVAECPEVGTVDQGETIEQAVANLREATKLYLAEFSLPEVTPRYITNIEVSYA; encoded by the coding sequence ATGAAAACTCGAAATTTTACTGCGATCGTTTATCGAGAAGATGATATGTATGTTGCTGAATGTCCAGAAGTCGGTACAGTAGATCAAGGAGAAACTATAGAACAGGCGGTTGCTAACTTGCGCGAAGCAACAAAACTTTATTTAGCAGAGTTTTCTTTACCTGAAGTAACTCCTAGATATATTACTAATATAGAAGTTAGCTATGCCTAA